Proteins encoded by one window of Anopheles maculipalpis chromosome 2RL, idAnoMacuDA_375_x, whole genome shotgun sequence:
- the LOC126559978 gene encoding replication factor C subunit 1, with product MSMDIRSFFGRGAKPVKAPEQAKTPTVKRKALIISDDEDDTKASPRSSKQVGKDGSSSAANSVLKKRRVIESDDEEEEKSLVNKKAGKGSDVKQEKLKPVNVSDIFSSEPVKRVELPKIPKKKTIEPVEQLKLDEDDDDVIPVTPQPDKKMVRKDRNGNERDEKRRPEKLKVSPPETPKAKTPEKSKVSSPEKPKKVKKEAVDEPDVKSKKSYVKQKSLDQHSPSDENPSPKGSRKLDSSVSDYKEANESVLTDEERHERKRMSAILYQKFKNRQGPANPGSKEIPEGKPNCLQGMQFVITGVLESMERDECAQVIKDLGGKVVGAVSKKVTHMVVGDDAGPKKIAQAEDLGIVTLSEDALLDLIRVKSGQKPLKRDNAAKQLEETPSSSSSYNKRKESPKEEKETKKIKTEQSPIKATKESVKVNVEKSPARSPSKVTKLKEPVKVKEEKKSPRKTADTSIPELTDYQKDIQSVDNMAWVDKYKPTSTKQIIGQLGASSNVQKLTVWLSSWYKNNDGTKKHAKPNPWAKNDSGAAFKAALLSGPPGVGKTTTATLVCKELGFDTVEFNASDTRSKRLLKEEVSELLNSKSLAGYFGGRSDKVSSKHVLLMDEVDGMAGNEDRGGMQELIALIKESHIPIICMCNDRNHPKIRSLVNYCFDLRFGRPRVEQIKGAMMSVCFKEQLKLSPGVLEEIITGTGGDVRQTLNHLALYSAGKSMAAALSVDTAKKQADTAKKDIKIGPWDVIRKVFSAEDHKHMTLNDKADLFFHDYNIAPLFVQENYLKVQPKAPRTEWLDRIAMTADSLSRGDMVERRIRSNMAWTLLPVQAMYSSVMPGEFMEGHFTGQINFPGWLGKNSKATKRKRLAQEIHDHTRVATSGSRQAIRLDYAPHLLRSIVQPLQMRGSEGVHDSLEVIKEYRLLREDIDSLVELSTWPKRKSLLDAVDGKVKAALTRAYNKEIAPYTYSAMTTVKKKARDAVQDEVEGGIYGEEGEQDGGTMGDSDDEEKEDKIDDNAFIKIKKKATPAVASKASTSKATGAKGKKK from the exons ATGTCTATG GATATTCGATCCTTTTTTGGCCGCGGTGCTAAGCCAGTCAAAGCGCCAGAACAGGCCAAGACACCCACCGTCAAAAGAAAGGCGTTAATTATAagcgatgatgaagatgatacTAAAGCATCACCCCGTTCTTCGAAACAAGTCGGAAAGGATGGTTCATCGAGTGCAGCGAACAGTGTGTTGAAGAAGCGGCGTGTTATCGAATCCGATGATGAAGAGGAGGAGAAGAGTCTTGTGAATAAGAAAGCAGGTAAAGGTAGTGACGTTAAGCAGGAAAAGCTAAAGCCGGTGAATGTGTCGGATATCTTTAGCTCGGAACCGGTGAAGCGGGTGGAGCTGCCCAAGATtcctaaaaagaaaacaatcgaGCCGGTTGAACAGCTGAAGCTAgacgaggatgatgatgatgttataCCGGTGACACCGCAACCGGACAAGAAAATGGTTAGAAAAGATCGTAACGGAAACGAGCGAGATGAGAAGCGAAGGCCGGAGAAGTTGAAGGTTTCTCCACCAGAAACACCAAAGGCAAAGACACCAGAAAAATCAAAGGTTTCGTcaccggaaaaaccaaaa aaagtgaagaaagAAGCGGTTGACGAACCTGATGTTAAATCGAAAAAAAGTtacgtaaaacaaaaatcccttGACCAGCACTCACCAAGCGATGAAAATCCCAGCCCCAAGGGGAGCCGAAAGCTCGACAGCAGTGTATCGGATTACAAGGAAGCGAACGAATCCGTCCTTACCGATGAGGAGCGTCATGAGCGCAAGCGAATGTCAGCTATTTTATACCAGAAGTTCAAAAACCGTCAAGGTCCAGCCAATCCGGGCTCGAAGGAAATTCCAGAAGGGAAGCCAAATTGTTTACAGGGCATGCAGTTCGTTATTACTGGTGTGCTCGAGTCGATGGAGCGCGATGAGTGTGCTCAAGTGATCAAGGATCTGGGAGGCAAGGTTGTAGGGGCCGTTTCGAAGAAGGTCACCCACATGGTGGTTGGTGATGATGCGGGACCGAAGAAAATCGCTCAGGCAGAGGATCTTGGAATAGTAACGCTAAGTGAAGATGCTCTTTTGGACTTGATCCGAGTGAAATCGGGACAGAAACCATTGAAAAGGGATAACGCCGCTAAGCAATTGGAAGAAActccgagcagcagcagtagttataacaaaagaaaagaatccccaaaagaagaaaaagaaacaaaaaagatcaaAACAGAACAATCTCCTATCAAAGCGACGAAGGAATCGGTGAAAGTGAATGTGGAAAAATCACCTGCTCGATCACCTAGCAAAGTGACCAAACTGAAGGAACCGGTAAAGGTAAAGGAAGAGAAGAAATCGCCACGCAAGACAGCAGATACTTCGATTCCGGAGCTAACAGACTATCAGAAGGATATTCAAAGTGTGGACAATATGGCTTGGGTGGACAAGTATAAACCTACCAGCACGAAGCAAATCATTGGACAGTTGGGAGCAAGCAGTAACGTCCAGAAGCTAACCGTATGGCTATCGAGCTGGTACAAGAACAATGACGGTACGAAAAAGCACGCGAAACCAAATCCCTGGGCAAAGAACGATTCCGGAGCTGCCTTTAAAGCGGCACTACTTTCGGGGCCTCCAGGTGTGGGTAAGACGACCACTGCCACGTTGGTGTGCAAAGAGCTAGGATTCGATACGGTAGAATTCAACGCATCAGATACGCGTAGCAAAAGGCTGTTGAAGGAAGAGGTCTCGGAACTGTTGAACAGTAAATCGCTTGCCGGGTACTTCGGTGGACGAAGCGACAAGGTTTCGAGCAAGCACGTACTTCTAATGGACGAGGTGGACGGTATGGCAGGCAACGAGGATCGTGGTGGAATGCAGGAATTGATCGCGTTGATCAAGGAAAGCCACATCCCGATCATCTGTATGTGCAACGATCGCAATCATCCGAAGATTCGGTCGCTGGTTAACTATTGCTTCGATTTGCGCTTCGGTCGACCGCGGGTGGAACAGATCAAGGGTGCCATGATGTCCGTTTGCTTCAAGGAACAGCTCAAATTATCACCCGGCGTACTGGAGGAGATCATCACCGGTACCGGCGGTGATGTGCGACAAACGTTGAACCATCTGGCGCTGTATAGTGCGGGGAAATCGATGGCCGCTGCCTTGTCGGTGGATACAGCGAAAAAGCAAGCAGATACGGCCAAGAAAGACATCAAGATTGGTCCATGGGATGTGATTCGGAAGGTGTTTTCGGCTGAGGATCATAAGCACATGACGCTGAACGATAAGGCGGATCTGTTTTTCCACGATTACAATATTGCACCATTGTTCGTGCAGGAGAACTACCTCAAGGTTCAACCGAAAGCGCCCAGAACGGAATGGTTGGATCGTATCGCAATGACAGCGGACAGTTTAAGCCGTGGCGATATGGTGGAACGCAGAATACGATCAAACATGGCGTGGACATTGCTGCCGGTGCAAGCCATGTACAGCTCGGTGATGCCGGGCGAGTTCATGGAGGGCCACTTTACGGGGCAAATCAATTTCCCAGGTTGGCTGGGGAAAAATTCCAAAGCGACGAAACGCAAACGATTGGCGCAGGAAATACACGATCACACAAGAGTGGCCACGTCTGGTTCCAGGCAGGCTATACGGCTTGATTATGCACCTCACCTGCTGCGTTCGATCGTACAGCCGTTGCAAATGCGTGGTTCAGAAGGAGTTCACGATTCGCTGGAAGTGATCAAGGAATATCGCCTGCTGCGTGAAGATATCGATTCGCTGGTGGAGCTTAGCACGTGGCCGAAGCGTAAAAGTCTGCTGGATGCTGTTGATGGCAAGGTAAAAGCAGCGTTAACACGTGCATACAATAAGGAGATTGCACCGTATACGTACTCGGCTATGACGACGGTTAAAAAGAAGGCACGCGATGCTGTACAGGACGAAGTGGAAGGTGGTATATACGGGGAGGAAGGAGAACAGGATGGTGGTACGATGGGGGATTCGGATGACGAGGAAAAGGAGGACAAGATCGATGATAATGCTTTTATTaagataaagaaaaaggcGACTCCGGCGGTCGCTAGTAAGGCCAGCACATCGAAAGCTACTGGCGCGAAGGGTAAGAAAAAATAG